The Geminocystis sp. NIES-3708 genomic sequence AATATTATATGAGTTTTAAGAAAAAACCTAATGAAAAAGGCAATAGGTAAAAAGCAAAACTAACAGTATCTTCAGTATATTTTTCTCATCATCGATTTTTCACAAATCATTTCTTATTTCTGGGACAAATTTAAAAATTCTGATGGTGTTAAGTTACCTTGAATATAATTGGGATTGATAGGGTTATACGGGCTAACTAAACGATCAATAGTGAGGATCTCAGCAGTAGATGATAACATAGGTAAATCAGGATCAAATTCTGTTGCACCACTTAAGTTACTGGAAAAACCTTTAAAAATCATAATCTCTATTTCTTCTTGATTATCTCTGGCTTTGACGATTAAAACCTCTTGAGGATTTTGTTGACTATAGGTTTCTAGTTGTTCAATAGTAATCATGACAGTAAATAAACACTGATAACAATTAATAGGATAATTTCTTTTTTTTTATTTTTTACCACTCATCTTTATCTACAAATCAAAAAAATTCACTTATTGTTCTAAGGCAATTCTACCCTGTTTAATGAGTCGAAAAGTTAAAAAGTAGAAAAAGTAAATACCATAAATAATTAAGCCTGTCATTCCTAAAAAGCCTAAAAATCCAGGAGTGGCATTAGGATGAAACCAAGTTTTAAAATGCCAAGGTGCTTCTAACCATACTCGACAAGAAATTTCAACACTAGCATCAGGGGAAAAAGCACAGGGTAAAAAAGGAATAAACGAGATCGCACTAATAGTACCATAGAAACTGATTGCCCAACGCCATGCCGTAACCATAAATTTCAGAGCAGTTTTTGGTAAATCTTTAATTTCATCGTTAATATCAACCCAAAACCATAAGCTAATGACTACAAATATATGAGCTAAAAACCATGCTAAATATCCCACTTGCCATACAGGAATAAATAAATAGATAGCAATAGCCATTAAACTAGCTACACGCCAAAAAATTACTAATAAACGTTGTATAGAAGGAATTTGAGCTAATAATCCCCAAATAGAGAGAATTAAAGGCAAAATTAAACATAATAAAATAAACAATTTATAATTAGTCCACACTAATGATTTTAGTAACGCTTCTTCCATAAAATAAATTAGATACTTAAACAAACTTAATTGTATCTCTAATGGTCAATTTGCCTCTGAAAAGCCACAAAAAAGGTGGGAAAACCCCACCTATCGAATTTATACCGTGAATCTATTGAAAAATTAATCTTCGTAAAGACGACATTCAGCAGCGTCTGGGTTATCATCACAATATTGCTCTAAAGATGTTTTATGAGGCTCATTGTCTTTTTGATGAGATGCTTCCGCCTGTAACTCTTCTACTGCATCCCAAGCAGCTGCACATTCAGGAGAGTCTTTTCCGTTGACATCACATACCTCCCTAGCTTCTTTTAATTCTTCTTGAATTTTTTCTTGTATATTCGTCATATATTTTAGATATTCCTTTGAATATTTTTCTTTATCCTTCTATAGCTTATAACAGAATTTTATTATTCGTTATCGGGAAATATCCCATTGCTATTTCAGAAATTATATCTTAATCTCAGAGAACTATAACAATTTTTTCGTTAAAATCACATTAGATTTTTTATTGTTAATTATTATATTATAGCCTGATCATGAAAATTACTGATAGCATCAAAATGGCTACTACTACTTTAATGGCTAACAAAATGCGTAGTAGTTTAACTATGTTAGGGATTATTATAGGTAATGCTTCAGTCATTTCTATGATAGGAATTGGACAAGCTGCACAAAAATTAGCTTCTGATCAATTTGAATCTTTAGGTGCGAATGTATTATTTGTCGTCCCCGGTAGTCGAGAATCTCGCCGTACAACTTTTGAAGTGCCTAAAACCCTTGTGTTAGATGATGCTGATGCGATCGCCACTCAAGTTCCTAGTGTTATGGAAGTTGCTCCACAAATCAACTCTCGTTTACTGGTTACCTATGGCAATAAAAATAATAATACCTCAATTGTCGGTACAACTCCTTCATTTTTAACTGTTCGTAGCTTTGATGTATCACAAGGCAGATTTATTAGTGAATCAGACTTACTGCGTAATAAAAAAGTAGTTGTTTTAGGTTCACAAATAGCAGAAGATTTTTTCCCTAACAATAACCCCATTGGCAAACGTTTAAGAATTAAAAACGTCTCTTTTGAAGTAATTGGCATTATGGAGTCAAAAGGCTCTTTTTTAGGCACAAATCAAGACGAAATTTTATATATACCTTTAACGACAATGGCAAATCA encodes the following:
- a CDS encoding DUF3177 family protein, with the translated sequence MEEALLKSLVWTNYKLFILLCLILPLILSIWGLLAQIPSIQRLLVIFWRVASLMAIAIYLFIPVWQVGYLAWFLAHIFVVISLWFWVDINDEIKDLPKTALKFMVTAWRWAISFYGTISAISFIPFLPCAFSPDASVEISCRVWLEAPWHFKTWFHPNATPGFLGFLGMTGLIIYGIYFFYFLTFRLIKQGRIALEQ
- a CDS encoding Calvin cycle protein CP12, with the protein product MTNIQEKIQEELKEAREVCDVNGKDSPECAAAWDAVEELQAEASHQKDNEPHKTSLEQYCDDNPDAAECRLYED
- a CDS encoding ABC transporter permease, translating into MKITDSIKMATTTLMANKMRSSLTMLGIIIGNASVISMIGIGQAAQKLASDQFESLGANVLFVVPGSRESRRTTFEVPKTLVLDDADAIATQVPSVMEVAPQINSRLLVTYGNKNNNTSIVGTTPSFLTVRSFDVSQGRFISESDLLRNKKVVVLGSQIAEDFFPNNNPIGKRLRIKNVSFEVIGIMESKGSFLGTNQDEILYIPLTTMANQIVGKTSNYGLELSFISISARDAESIAAARFQIENLLRLRHKIVGEDDFRVETQKDILSIVGTVTGGLTMMLGAIAAISLLVGGIGVMNIMLVSVSERTQEIGLRKAIGATENNILSQFLIEAIIISAVGGFVGTIIGISGLTIIGLVSPLPTNISITTIFLAVGVSGGIGLFFGVLPAKQAAKLDPIVALRSA